In the Mycobacteriales bacterium genome, TCACCCCCGCCGAGGTTGCCACGATGTTCCGGGTCGACCCGAAAACGGTCACCCGCTGGGCCAAGGCCGGCAAGTTGACCTCGATCCGGACGCTGGGGGGACACCGTCGCTACCGCGAGTCGGAGGTTCGCTCGCTGCTCGCGGGTGTCCCGCAGCAGCGCGCCACCTGATCCGCCACTTCCCCCTTCCCCGCGCCGGCTGATCGCCGGCCACGCCGCGTTGCCCTCGCCGGCCGCGGGCGCTTCCGCACGTACTCTCGACGGATGGACCTGCGCCAGTCCGACAAGCTGCAAGGGGTCGCCTACGACGTCCGCGGGCCGCTGCTCGACGAGGCCGCGCGGATGGAGGACGAGGGCCACCGCATCCTCAAGCTGAACATCGGCAACCCGGCGCCGTTCGGTTTCGAGGCGCCCGACGACATCCTGCACGCGGTGGCGCACAACCTGCCCACCGCGCAGGGCTACAGCGAGTCCAAAGGCCTGTTCTCGGCCCGGACCGCGGTCGAGCAGTACTACCAGCTCAACGGGCTCGAGTCGGTCGGCGTCGAGGACATCTATCTCGGCAACGGGGTCAGCGAGCTGATCTCGATGACGCTGCAGGCGTTGCTGAACGACGGCGACGAGGTGCTCATCCCCGCGCCGGACTACCCGCTGTGGACCGCGGTCACGAGCCTGTGCGGCGGCCGGGCGGTGCACTACCGCTGTGACGAGCAGGCCGACTGGCTGCCCGATCTCGACGACCTGGCCGCGAAGGTCAGTGACCGCACCCGCGCGCTCGTCGTGATCAACCCCAACAACCCGACCGGTGCCGTGTACCCGCGGCCGATGCTCGAGTCGCTGGTCGAGTTCGCGCGCCAGCACGATCTCGTCGTCCTCTCGGATGAGATCTACGACAAGATCCTGTACGACGACGCGAGCCATACCGTGCTCGCATCGCTCGCGCCGGACGTCTTCTGCCTCACGTTCAGTGGGCTGTCGAAGTCCTATCGGGTCGCCGGCTTCCGGGCCGGCTGGGTGGTCGTCAGCGGCCCGAAGCAGCACGCGCAGAGCTACATCAGCGGGCTGAACATCCTCGCGAACATGCGACTGTGCCCGAACGTGCCGTCGCAGCACGCGATCCAGACCGCGCTCGGCGGCTACCAGAGCATCAACGACCTGGTGCTGCCGGGCGGTCGGTTGCTCGCACAGCGCGACACCGCCTGGGAGCTGCTCAACGCGATTCCCGGTGTCAGCTGCACGAAGCCGAAGGGTGCGCTCTACGTCTTCCCGCGCCTCGACCCGGCGGTCCACCCGATCGCTGACGACGAGCGGATGGCGCTCGACCTGCTGCGCGCGGAGAAGATCCTGGTCACCCACGGCCGGGGGTTCAACTGGCCCGAGCCGGATCACCTGAGGATCGTGACGCTGCCCTCGGTCGAGCTGCTCGAGGACGCGATCGGGCGGTTTGCCCGGTTCCTCGGCGGTTACCAGCAGTAGCGCCGGCGCGTGATCCGTTCGCGTAACTAGCCGTTGATCTTCGCCTTCTGCACCACAGGTTTCGGTGTGTTTGCGCGACCCGCCGTTGAACCGGTCACGAGGGCGAAGATCAAGACACTTCTAAGCCACGCGCGCCGCGGCCGGGTCAGCGGGCGACGAGATCCAGTGCAGCCTTCTCGATCGTCGCCTCTGAGAGCAGTACGTGGTTGGCCGCGTCTCCCAGCGGGATGAAGCTGTCCGTCGAGGTGACCCTCGCCACGCGACCGGTGTATCCGGCGTCGGTCAGCGCAGTGATCACGCCTTCGGACACCCCGCCGGAAGCCCGCGTCTCGTCGACGACGAGCGCCCGACCGGTTGCGGCGGCCTCGCGCAGGATGTCGCCGGCCGGTAGCGGCGCGATCCAGCGCAGGTCGACGACCCGCGCACGCACCCCGCTGTCGGCCAGCCGGCGCGCGACGCGCAACGACATCGGGACGCCGTTGCCGAATGTCAGCATCGTGAGGTCGGCACCGTCGCCGTACACGCGGGCGCGTCCGATCGGTGCGTGCGCGTCGGGCCACTGCGAAGGCGGGGCGTACGACGACAACCAGGCGGCGTCGCCCGGCTCGTACAGGTCGCGCGTGTGGTAGAGCGCGATCGGCTCGAGGAACACCGACACCGTGCCGTCCACTTCCGCGGCTGCGATGCAGGACCGCAGCATCGCGGCAGCGTCGTCGCCGCGAGCCGGGACGGCAATGACGATGCCGGGAATGTCGCGCAGCACCCCTACCGCGTTGTCGTTGTGGAAGTGCCCGCCGAACCCCTTCTGGTAGGCGAGTCCCGCGACCCGCACGACCATCGGGTTGCGGTACTGACCGTTGGAGAAGAACCGCAGGCTCGCCGCCTCACCGCGCAGCTGGTCCTCCGCGTTGTGCAGGTAGGCGAGGTACTGGATCTCCGGGATCGGCAGCAGGCCGGACACCGCCGAGCCGAGGGCAACGCCGAGGATGGTCTGCTCGTCGAGCAGCGTGTCGAACACCCGGCTCGCGCCGAACCGGCGCGCAAGTCCCCGGGTCACGCCGTAGACGCCGCCCTTGCGCCCGACGTCCTCGCCGAAGGTGATCGCATTCGGGTAGCTCGCGAGCGCATCGGCAAGCGCGCGGTTGATGCTGTCCGCCAGCGTGAGCGGCTCGCCGTCCTCGGGCAGCCGGCCGCCGAAGGCATCGAAACGCTGCCCGGCCGGCGCCGGCTGCGCGGCCCGTACGGCGACCGCATCCGGATGCCGCGGCGCGAGCGGGGCGATCACCTCCTCGACGCTGCCGAGCTGACGGTCGGCGCTGACCTCCCGGGCCAGAGCGTGGACCCTCGCGCGGGTCTCGTCGTACGTCGCAAGGACCTCGTCCGGAGTCCGTACGCCGGACTCGACGAGCAGGCGCGCGGTTGCGAGCAGCGGGTCGCGCTCGTAGTCGGCGGCGATCGCAGCTTGCGACCGGTAGGTGATCTCGGCGTCCGTGCCGGCGTGCGCCATGAAACGGACGACGCGAAGATGCAGGAACGCCGGCGCCCGGCGCGACCGCACATAGTTGGCGGCCGCGATGGTGGCGTTGTAGCAGCCGATCAGATCGTCGCCGTCCGCGCTGAAGTAGCGCAGCCGCTCGCGGTTGCCGTACGCCGCCGCGATCCAGCCTTCCGGTGTCGGCACGCTGATCCCGATGCCGTTGTCCTCGCAGACGAACAGGATCGGCATCGGCAGGCCTTGGTACGACGCCTGGCAGGCCGCGTTGATCGCACCGACCGCGGTCGAGTGGTTGGCCGACGCGTCGCCGAAGCTCGTGACCGCGATGGCGTACGCCGGCCACTCGCAGAGCACCCCGAGCTTCTTCGCCCGCTCGATCGCGAACGCGACACCGACCGCGCGCGGCAGGTGCGACGCGATCGTCGAGGTCTGCGGAATCACGGCGAGGTCGTGGTGACCGAACACCTTGTGCCGCCCGCCCGCGATCGGCTCGTTGACCGAGGACACCAGGCCTTGCAGGACGTCGCGCAGCCCGGTCGACCCGGGCACCTGCGCGGCGCGCGCGAGGTAGAACGCACCGGAGCGGTAGTGCAGCAGCGCCGGGTCCTCGGGGCTCAGCACCGCCCCGACGACGGCGTTCGCCTCGTGCCCGGCCGAGCCGATCGTGTAGAAGCCGCGTCCCGAGGCGCGCAACGCGCGCGCCTCGAGGTCGAGCGCCCGGTTGCCGACCTGCGCGTCGAACAGCGCGAGCGCCGTCGCACCGGTCAGCGAGGTGTCCGGACGCAGCGGCGCATCGGGGCCGACCGGATCATGGCCGGCTCGATCCGGCAGTGCCACGACGGCGCGCCGGAACTGCTGGTCGAGCGCCTCGTCAGGCGTCAGGTCGCTCACGTCGACAACTCTCGCGCGATGCCGCTCGACGGTCCAGGTCAGCCCGGCAGCCGGAACGACTCGTCCGGCACCAGCTCGGCCACGTCCATCTGCGCCTTCTGCAGCCGGCCCGAGTAGTCCCAGTTCATCGCCTGCCAGCGGGTGAACTGGTCGAGCACCCATACGCCGGACTGCCGCGATCCATTACCCGACTTGCCGTTGCCCCCGAACGGCAGGTGCGCCTCGGCGCCGGACGTCGAGTTGTTGATGCTGACCATGCCCGCGCTGATGCCCCGGCGGAACCGGAACGCGTCGTTGGCATCGGTCGTGTAGATCGACGAGGACAGGCCGTAGCCGGGCGCGTTCGCCAGCCGGATCGCCTCGTCGAGGTCGCGGTAGGTCGTGACGCCGACGAGCGGGCCGAACGTCTCGTTGCGAAACACATCGTCGGTCTCGCGCACGCCGTCGAGGATCGTGGGGTGGTAGTAGACGCCCGCCTCCGGGTCGCCGACGAAGCCCTCGCGCGGGTTGGCTGACGTGATCCGGCCGGTGCTCGACGAGCCGAGCACGGTGTGATGCGGCTGGATCCAGCCGAGGAACTCCTCGAACCGCTCGCCGAACTTCTCGTCCAGCATCGGGCCGTAGACCACGGCCTGGGTCGGGTCGCCGACCGCCGCCTGCTGGGTCGCCTTGTCGAAGCGTGCGATGAAGTCGCCGTGCACGCTCTCGTGCACGATCACCGTGCCGAGCGACGTACATCTCTGTCCGGCCGTGCCGAATCCCGAGAACAGCGCGGCCTCGGCCGCGAGGTCGAGATCGGCCGATGGCGTCACGACCATCGGGTTCTTCCCGCCGAGCTCCAGGCATGCGGACTGCAGGTGGCGGCCGGTGAGCTCGCCGATCTTCGACCCGACTGCGCTCGACCCGGTGAACCCGACCTTGTCCACCAGCCCGGCCTCGAGCGCCTGGGAAAGCCCGGCGAAGGTGTTCTCACCGTCGGCCAGCACGAGGTTGAGAACGCCGTCAGGAAGACCCCCGCCGCGGACGAACAGCTCGTACATCGCCTCGCCGCACGCCGGTGAGTAGTCGGCCGGCTTCCACACGACCGCGTTGCCGCAGAGCAGCGCGGGCACGAGATACCAGGCCGGTACGGCGACCGGGAAGTTCCCCGCCGTGATGATCGCCGCAACCCCGACCGGGTTGCGGAACGTGAACAGCTGCTTGTCCGGCATCTCACTCGGCACCGTCTGGCCGTAAAGCCGGCGGCCCTCGCCGAGGAAGAAGTCGCAGGTGTCGACGATCTCTCGGACCTCGCCGAGCGCCTCGGTGTAGGGCTTGCCGATCTCGCGGGTGACCAGCCGGGCAAGCGACTCCGCGTTGGCCTCGACGACCCGGCCGATGTGGGCGATCGCGCGACCGCGCACCGGTGCGGGGACGTCGGCCCACGCGCGTTGTGCCTCGCGCGCGGCCCTCGCGGCGGCGACGAACGTGCCGGCGTCGCCGAGCTCGACCTCGCCGACCACGTCGTCGAGCCGGGCGGGGTTGCGGTCGTCTACGCGGCCACCGGGCGCGCCGCTGACCGGCGCACCCCCGATGACGGACGTGATCGTGCGCGTCATGTCGCTGCTCTTTTCAGTCTTCGGTGGTCCGGGTTGCCGGCGCCTCAGGACGCCAATGATGCAAGCACGCGGTCGACCGCCGCGATGCCGAAGCCGAGCTCCTCCTCGGTCACCGACAGCGTCGGGCGGAAGCGGATCGTCCGCTCGCCGCAGGGCAGCAGCACTACCCGCTCCCCGAGCAGGTCCTTCTGCACCTTGTCGCGGACCGCTTCGGTCGGCAGGTCGAACGCGCACATCAGGCCGCGGCCGCGGACGTTGGAGACGACCGCCGAGTGCCGCTCGCCCAGGTCCCGAAGCTGCCCGAGGAAGACGTCGCCGAGCTTCGCCGCGTGGTCGATCAGACCGTTGGCCTCGATGATCTCGAGGATCCGCCGGGAACGGACCATGTCCACCAGGCCGCCGCCCCACGTTGAGTTGATCCGGCCGGACTTGCGGAACACGTTGTCCTCGACCTCGTCGATCCGCCGCCCGGCCATGACCCCGCCGACCTGAACCTTCTTGGCGAAGGACACCAGGTCGGGCTCGAGCCCGAGCTGCTGGTAGAGCCACGGCGTACCGGTCATGCCGACGCCGGTCTGCACCTCGTCCAGCGCGAACAGCGCGTCGTACTCGTGGCACATCGCCTGCATCGCCTGCAGGAACTCCGCACGCAGGTGCTTGTCGCCGCCCTCGCACTGGATCGGCTCGGCGATGAAGCAGGCGATGTCGTGCGGGTTGGCCTCGAACGCCGCCCGCGCCTGCTCGAGCGTGCGCGCCTCGGCGGCTTCGATCTCGGCTAGGTGGTCCGCGACCGGGAAGATCACCTCCGGGGTGGTGATCCGCGGCCAGTCGAAGATCGGGAACCGGTCGGTCTTGTTGGGGTCGGTGTTCGTCAGCGACAGCGTGTAGCCGGACCGGCCGTGGAAGGCGTTGGTCAGGTGCATCGCCTTCGTGCCGAGCTCGCGCGACCGGCCGGCCGCTTCGTTCTTCCGGCTCTTCCAGTCGAAGGCGGCCTTCAGCGCGTTCTCGACCGCGAGCGCGCCGCCCTCGACGAAGAACAGGTGCGGAAGCGCCGGGTCGCCGAGCACCCGGTCGAAGGTCTCGACGAACTCCGCGAGATGCGTGGAGTACATGTCCGGGTTGGCCGGCTTGGCGGTCGCGACCCGGCCGAGCAACGCCAGGAACTCGGGGTCATCGGCCAGCCCGGGCGGGTTGGCGCCGAGCGGGGAGGACGCGAAGAAGGTGTAGAGGTCGAGGTACTCGGTTCCGTCCCGAGCGTCGACCAGCCAGCTGCCGTGGCTGCGCTCGAGGTCGAGCACGATCTCGAGCCCGTCGGTGAGCAGGTGCTCGCCCAGCGTGGCGCGCACGCGATCCGCGGGTACGTGGGCGGCTCGGCGCTCCGGCATGTGGCCTCCTGGATGATCAAGCGGGATCTCTTCGCTGAATCCTCCAGTATGGCGAAGAACATTCGGTACGTCACGGCGTTATCGGGATGATCTGTTCCAGGCCGAGCCTGCCGGAGCACTGGCGAGAGCTGCCCAGAGCGCCCGGGACGCCCATCAGAGCGTGCTCAAACCCGCCCGCACCCGGCCGGCCTTGAGCCGGTCACGATTGGGCGTCGATTCGGCGGTGATCGTCGCGGGCTCTCGTCGCGGTCGGTCACAGTGCACGGGAGAGAAGCGAGGTCCCGGGGTGCGGCGGTCGAAAGCGTGGGCGTGGGCCTCGTACTCCGCTGCCGGCGTCTGGCATCGGCGCGGGATCGCCGTGATGATCCTCCTGACCACGATGCTTGCCGCGGGTTCCGCGGCAGGCGCCTTCATCTATCGCGACGCGGCCGCGACGTCCGGGTTGCGCGCCCGGTTGGAGGCCGCGCCACCCGCGCAGTCGGGAGTGGTGATCTCGGCGGCGGGCACTCCGCGCTTCGACCCGCTCAAGGACCTCGAGACCTACGTGAGCAGCAACCTGCCGCTCGCATCGCAGCGCATCACCGGTACGTCGATCGCCGCCTACCTGTGGCGGCCGGGACACCTCGTCAGCGACCCGATCAACCTCGTGACGAGCAGCGGCCTGTGTGCTCAGGTGCAGATGGTGTCGGGCACCTGCCCCACTACCGGGCCGGACGTTGCGTTGCCGGCGGGGGTCGCCGCTCAGGACGGCCTGAAGATCGGCAGCCGGCTGCGGATCAACCAGTGGGAGGTCGAGCCGAACGGGCAGATCAACACGACCATTCTCGGGGTCACCATTCACACCAAGAAGGGGCCGCCGACCGGTGTGACGCCGTCGCGGTTCGTCACGCTGGTCGGGACCTACCAGGTCCGGCAGCCGGGCGCGGCGTACTGGATGGGCGCCGCGCCGGTGACGACGGCGTCGCCGGAACAGGCGCTGCCGACCACGGTGCTGACCACTCCGGCGTTGTTCCACGCGATCCCGCTCTACACCTTCGCGCAGGTCTTCGTTCGTGAGCCGCTGCAGGCCTCGCGCGTGGTGCCGGCCGATGCTGCGTCGTTGCGGCACGCGATCACCGTGTTCCAGGCGATCGACAACACCGGCCACGTCGTGGTCACCACCGACCTGCCGCAGCTGCTCACGCTCGATGCCGCGGATCGCAGCACGCTCGGCAGGGTGACGCTGGTATCGGTCGCGCAGCTGCTCGCGCTGCTCGCGCTCGTTCTCGCCGTCGTGTTGTGCGTGTCCTCGACCGCGCGGCGTACCGAGATGATGGCTGCCAATGTTCGCGGTCGGCATGCGCTGCTCGTCGCTGCCGAGCTCGCGATCGAGCCGATCGTCCTGGTGGTCCTCGGCAGCGCGGCGGGGGCGGCCCTCGCCCGGCTTGCGGTGCGGCTCGCGCTCGGGCACTGGTTGCTGCCAGGCACCCCGGTGCCCGTCCTGCCGCACGACAGCCAGCTCGGCGTTGCGGCGGTCGCGGCCGGTGGCATCCTCACCGCTGGCGTGATTGCGCTGTGGGCGGCTCGTCGTACGACGTTGCTGTCGGCGACCGCGGAGCCCGGCAACGCTGCGACCTGGTGGGAAGTCGCGATCTTCACCCTTGCCGTAGCCGGCCTGATCGAGCTCGTGGTCGCCGGCGGGATCCGATCGAAGGCCACTCCGTGGGCGCTCGTGACACCGACGATCTGCGGCCTCGCCGTCGCGTTGCTCCTCGCCCGCGGCATCCCGCCGTTGCTCGGGCCCGTGGTGCGACGGACCCGGCGTACTCGCCGGCTGTCGGTGTACCTGCTGGTCCGAGAGCTGCGGCGCGACGTCAATGCGTGGCGAGTGACCGCGGTCGTGGCGATGGCGGTCAGCCTGCTGGCCTTCGCGGTCGCCATCGACCGGGGCGCGGTCAGGGACCGCGACGATCGTGCCGGGCTGATCGTCGGCGCGGACCGGGTCGTGTCCGTCGACCTTGCGTCGGTCAGGACACTGCCCGGCATCGTGCAGCAGCTTGACCCGAACGGCCGGTGGGCGATGGCCGCCGTGCAGGTAGTGCCGCTCGGATCGCCGGACGAGCGAACCCTGGCCGTCGACGCGCCGCGGCTGGCCGCGGTGGCCGGCTGGTCACGACGAGTGGCCGGGCGCACGCCGGCACAGCTCGCCAAGCTGATCGACCCGATGCGGGTCAGGCCGTTCACCTTCAAGGGCGCGCCGCTGCGGCTTGCCATCGACAACTCGAAGCCGGGCAAGGTCCCCGAGTCGCTCACCCTCGACTACGCACTGCCGAACGGTGCACTGCGGTCTGCGAAGGGGCAGGACCTGCGCGCCGGCCGGCACCACTACATCTGGCGCACCCCCGGATGCGCGGTGGGCGGCTGCCGCATTCTGTCGTTCAGCATTCCGAACCCCCCGCGCCACCAGCCGCTGGACATCACGATCGGCGGGCTCGGCAACGGCCCGTGGATCGGTGACGCGCTCCACCTGCAGCCGGTGCCGATCGGCCTGCGGATCACGGCCGGTCACTACGACTCGGTGCTCGGTGGCGAAGCACTGGTGCGGCGCGAGGCGGCGAAGAAGATCCCGGCGGTCTTCTCGCCGGGCGAACCACTCGTGGTCGGAGTCGACTCCTTCGAACCGCCCGCCCACGTCGTTGCGCGTGCCGCAGCGCTGCCCCGGCTGCTGAACAACGGCACGCTCGTCGACCTGTCGTACCTGTTGCTGGCCGACCGGGGTGCCAATCCTGGTACGACGCTGGTGCAGCCGCAGATCTGGCTCGGAAGCCGGGCCCCCGCAGACGCCGTGGCCCGCATCGAGGCGTTGCACGTGCGGGTCGAAGGCGTCAGTACCAAGGCCGCGGCGATCCACCGGCTGAACCAGCTCGATCCCGCACTCGGCCTCGACGCCTACCTCGCGGTGGCCGCGATGGCGGTGCTGCTCGCGCTGGCCCTGCTGTGCGGGCAAGGGGCGGTCGCGGCTCGCCGGCGGCGAAGCGAGTACGTCGCGCTGGCGACGGCCGGTGTTTCGCGGTTCTCGCTCGGCTGCGGATGGTTTGCCGCTGCCGTCGTACGGATGGCGTTCTGCGTCGGTGCCGGGTCGGCAGCCGGACTGTTCGTCGCCCGGCTGGCCGCCGCCGGCGTGCCGCTGGCTGCGCGCGGCACCCAACCGGCGCCGATCCTTTCCGTGCAGACCGAGCCCGCGGTCATCGCCGCCGCAGCGACGCTGCTGCCGCTCCTGCTCGTCGAGGCGTTCAGCGTGCGCTGGTCGATCCGCACCTCGGGGCTGCGCCGGGCGAGGGAGACCGCGGTATGAAGGCGACCGAGACCAGCCGGGGAGCCGAGGTCTGGCTGCGCGAGGTCACGCACCTCTACCAGCGCCAGGGCGAACAGGTCGTCGCCTTGCGCGACGTCTACCTGCACGTCGAGCCGGGCGAGTCGATCGCCTTGCTCGGACCGTCCGGGTCCGGGAAGTCGACGCTGCTGTCGTTGCTTGCGGGCCTACAGGTCCCGACGACCGGTGAGGTCTCGGTCGACAGCCGCACCATGAGCTCGCGCGACGCCGGCGGTGGCCGGCAGCTGCGCCGCGACCGCGTCGGGTTGCTCGTTCAGGACCCGACCACGGTGTTGCCCCCGTTCGCGACTCCGGTGCAGCTGCTGCGCCGCGCCGGCGACCGTGCGCCCGAACGAACCCTCGCGCGTTACGGGATGCGGCCGCAGGGGCATCAGCGGGTGGGCACGATGTCGGCTGGCGAGCAGCAGCGCATCGCGCTCGCGGTCACGATGGCGCGCCGGCCGGCGCTGCTGCTCGCGGACGAGCCCACCAGCCGGCTCGATGCGGAA is a window encoding:
- the bldC gene encoding developmental transcriptional regulator BldC → MSTRTADAEPLLTPAEVATMFRVDPKTVTRWAKAGKLTSIRTLGGHRRYRESEVRSLLAGVPQQRAT
- a CDS encoding pyridoxal phosphate-dependent aminotransferase; the protein is MDLRQSDKLQGVAYDVRGPLLDEAARMEDEGHRILKLNIGNPAPFGFEAPDDILHAVAHNLPTAQGYSESKGLFSARTAVEQYYQLNGLESVGVEDIYLGNGVSELISMTLQALLNDGDEVLIPAPDYPLWTAVTSLCGGRAVHYRCDEQADWLPDLDDLAAKVSDRTRALVVINPNNPTGAVYPRPMLESLVEFARQHDLVVLSDEIYDKILYDDASHTVLASLAPDVFCLTFSGLSKSYRVAGFRAGWVVVSGPKQHAQSYISGLNILANMRLCPNVPSQHAIQTALGGYQSINDLVLPGGRLLAQRDTAWELLNAIPGVSCTKPKGALYVFPRLDPAVHPIADDERMALDLLRAEKILVTHGRGFNWPEPDHLRIVTLPSVELLEDAIGRFARFLGGYQQ
- a CDS encoding thiamine pyrophosphate-dependent enzyme, giving the protein MPDRAGHDPVGPDAPLRPDTSLTGATALALFDAQVGNRALDLEARALRASGRGFYTIGSAGHEANAVVGAVLSPEDPALLHYRSGAFYLARAAQVPGSTGLRDVLQGLVSSVNEPIAGGRHKVFGHHDLAVIPQTSTIASHLPRAVGVAFAIERAKKLGVLCEWPAYAIAVTSFGDASANHSTAVGAINAACQASYQGLPMPILFVCEDNGIGISVPTPEGWIAAAYGNRERLRYFSADGDDLIGCYNATIAAANYVRSRRAPAFLHLRVVRFMAHAGTDAEITYRSQAAIAADYERDPLLATARLLVESGVRTPDEVLATYDETRARVHALAREVSADRQLGSVEEVIAPLAPRHPDAVAVRAAQPAPAGQRFDAFGGRLPEDGEPLTLADSINRALADALASYPNAITFGEDVGRKGGVYGVTRGLARRFGASRVFDTLLDEQTILGVALGSAVSGLLPIPEIQYLAYLHNAEDQLRGEAASLRFFSNGQYRNPMVVRVAGLAYQKGFGGHFHNDNAVGVLRDIPGIVIAVPARGDDAAAMLRSCIAAAEVDGTVSVFLEPIALYHTRDLYEPGDAAWLSSYAPPSQWPDAHAPIGRARVYGDGADLTMLTFGNGVPMSLRVARRLADSGVRARVVDLRWIAPLPAGDILREAAATGRALVVDETRASGGVSEGVITALTDAGYTGRVARVTSTDSFIPLGDAANHVLLSEATIEKAALDLVAR
- a CDS encoding aldehyde dehydrogenase family protein, whose amino-acid sequence is MTRTITSVIGGAPVSGAPGGRVDDRNPARLDDVVGEVELGDAGTFVAAARAAREAQRAWADVPAPVRGRAIAHIGRVVEANAESLARLVTREIGKPYTEALGEVREIVDTCDFFLGEGRRLYGQTVPSEMPDKQLFTFRNPVGVAAIITAGNFPVAVPAWYLVPALLCGNAVVWKPADYSPACGEAMYELFVRGGGLPDGVLNLVLADGENTFAGLSQALEAGLVDKVGFTGSSAVGSKIGELTGRHLQSACLELGGKNPMVVTPSADLDLAAEAALFSGFGTAGQRCTSLGTVIVHESVHGDFIARFDKATQQAAVGDPTQAVVYGPMLDEKFGERFEEFLGWIQPHHTVLGSSSTGRITSANPREGFVGDPEAGVYYHPTILDGVRETDDVFRNETFGPLVGVTTYRDLDEAIRLANAPGYGLSSSIYTTDANDAFRFRRGISAGMVSINNSTSGAEAHLPFGGNGKSGNGSRQSGVWVLDQFTRWQAMNWDYSGRLQKAQMDVAELVPDESFRLPG
- the lat gene encoding L-lysine 6-transaminase, which translates into the protein MPERRAAHVPADRVRATLGEHLLTDGLEIVLDLERSHGSWLVDARDGTEYLDLYTFFASSPLGANPPGLADDPEFLALLGRVATAKPANPDMYSTHLAEFVETFDRVLGDPALPHLFFVEGGALAVENALKAAFDWKSRKNEAAGRSRELGTKAMHLTNAFHGRSGYTLSLTNTDPNKTDRFPIFDWPRITTPEVIFPVADHLAEIEAAEARTLEQARAAFEANPHDIACFIAEPIQCEGGDKHLRAEFLQAMQAMCHEYDALFALDEVQTGVGMTGTPWLYQQLGLEPDLVSFAKKVQVGGVMAGRRIDEVEDNVFRKSGRINSTWGGGLVDMVRSRRILEIIEANGLIDHAAKLGDVFLGQLRDLGERHSAVVSNVRGRGLMCAFDLPTEAVRDKVQKDLLGERVVLLPCGERTIRFRPTLSVTEEELGFGIAAVDRVLASLAS
- a CDS encoding ATP-binding cassette domain-containing protein, producing MKATETSRGAEVWLREVTHLYQRQGEQVVALRDVYLHVEPGESIALLGPSGSGKSTLLSLLAGLQVPTTGEVSVDSRTMSSRDAGGGRQLRRDRVGLLVQDPTTVLPPFATPVQLLRRAGDRAPERTLARYGMRPQGHQRVGTMSAGEQQRIALAVTMARRPALLLADEPTSRLDAESKATVVATLHETTREAGTTVIAVTHDRSVASTFPRTVTMQNGRVGLDGTAGEQFAIVGPDGTVPLSPEALALLPPGSRVRIVADAPHVRLSRGDGEVDR